Proteins encoded together in one Phycisphaerae bacterium window:
- a CDS encoding STAS domain-containing protein, translating to MASMKPRISVEYAENAAIVTFTDEKILEEKDVQLLQDSIMSVIEQAERINLILDFCNVRFLSSAVLGLLIRISKKVYERDGQLKLCSIDPKIYKIFKITRLTKIFDIYKDIESATESLVAD from the coding sequence ATGGCATCGATGAAGCCGAGAATAAGTGTCGAATACGCCGAGAACGCGGCTATTGTTACTTTTACCGATGAAAAAATTCTCGAAGAGAAGGATGTCCAGTTGCTTCAGGATTCTATTATGTCCGTTATCGAGCAGGCGGAGCGGATAAACCTGATTTTAGATTTTTGCAATGTGCGGTTCCTGTCGTCGGCCGTTTTAGGGCTTTTAATCAGAATCAGCAAAAAGGTTTATGAACGCGACGGCCAATTAAAACTTTGCAGCATAGACCCGAAAATCTATAAGATTTTCAAAATAACCCGGCTGACAAAAATTTTCGATATATACAAAGATATAGAAAGCGCAACTGAGAGCCTCGTTGCAGATTAG
- a CDS encoding ATP-binding protein → MASRAPFTRSMAIASTPLAITEVCKWILPKLKASNFSHEDIFAVHLALEEALINAIKHGNKMDPAKEVKVDYSLSSDKVEISMTDEGEGFDPEVVPDPRHGKNLYKNDGRGLLLMQSYMDVVEYNKRGNSVRMVRYKEKPHLPETQKQSQA, encoded by the coding sequence ATGGCATCTAGAGCACCATTTACCCGCTCAATGGCTATTGCAAGCACACCTCTGGCTATTACCGAGGTGTGCAAGTGGATTTTACCTAAACTCAAAGCCAGCAATTTTAGCCATGAAGATATTTTTGCAGTCCATCTTGCCCTGGAAGAGGCATTGATTAATGCCATCAAGCACGGCAATAAAATGGACCCCGCCAAAGAGGTTAAAGTTGACTATTCGCTGAGCTCCGATAAAGTTGAAATTTCTATGACGGACGAGGGCGAAGGATTTGACCCGGAAGTCGTGCCGGACCCGCGACACGGTAAAAATCTTTATAAGAATGACGGAAGGGGATTGCTTCTTATGCAATCGTATATGGATGTGGTTGAATACAATAAACGCGGCAATAGCGTGCGTATGGTCAGATATAAAGAAAAGCCCCATTTGCCGGAAACTCAAAAGCAGTCACAGGCATAA